A DNA window from Phragmites australis chromosome 11, lpPhrAust1.1, whole genome shotgun sequence contains the following coding sequences:
- the LOC133883963 gene encoding stigma-specific STIG1-like protein 3, with protein MAKLTVLLLVALAAVTISMASAAVSPTIQARRSRFLLANNAVHNPPLPSYDCSKKSAAVCLAPGSPGPTCCGGQCVDTLASADHCGGCNKTCKHGRTCCGGRCVDLLSDKDNCGKCYNQCDKKCNYGFCDYAL; from the coding sequence ATGGCAAAGCTCACCGTTCTTCTCCTGGTGGCACTCGCCGCCGTAACTATTTCCATGGCCTCTGCAGCTGTCAGCCCCACCATCCAAGCCAGGAGGAGCCGTTTTCTGCTCGCTAACAACGCTGTCCACAATCCACCTCTGCCGTCGTACGACTGCTCCAAGAAGTCAGCCGCCGTCTGCCTCGCTCCAGGGAGTCCCGGGCCAACTTGCTGCGGCGGCCAGTGCGTGGACACCCTAGCAAGCGCCGACCACTGCGGCGGCTGCAACAAGACGTGCAAGCACGGCCGGACTTGCTGCGGCGGGCGCTGCGTCGATCTGCTCTCCGACAAGGACAACTGCGGCAAGTGCTACAACCAGTGCGATAAGAAGTGCAACTACGGCTTCTGCGACTACGCCCTGTAA